A portion of the Lolium rigidum isolate FL_2022 chromosome 1, APGP_CSIRO_Lrig_0.1, whole genome shotgun sequence genome contains these proteins:
- the LOC124684298 gene encoding RNA pseudouridine synthase 2, chloroplastic-like — MAAAVTAAPPPAIATTLSTLLRRSKNCIHSLRASRRRCIYSDVVAEPAPAPPPPSRRGGHAGTRLEEAVPAGEGRSRVDAWISARLGGGGVSRARVQASIRAGLVAVNGRPVSKVSHTVKGGDTVSCTVSDLTPLRAEAEDIPLDIVYEDEHVLVVNKPAHMVVHPAPGNANGTLVNAILHHCKISTFTCLARNSIDDECPESSDDDVDVFDVDQFNIGDVSSEVREAIVRPGIVHRLDKGTSGLLVVAKDEHSHAQLAEQFKLHTISRVYLSLTCGLPSPYSARIEVPISRDPNNRIRMVAAPGSGHRYAKDAASRYKVREVFCGGGSALVEWRLETGRTHQIRAHAKYLGNPLLGDETYGATKSMALSLLRPKTPSKYHGDLSNLISKIDRPCLHAALLGFKHPHSGKALEFSCPPPDDFTEVLDELRRVTLTSDGQDSDGVAQFSD, encoded by the exons ATGGCAGCCGCAGTGACGGCGGCTCCGCCGCCGGCCATCGCCACCACGCTCTCCACCCTCCTCCGCCGCAGCAAGAACTGTATCCATTCCCTCCGGGCCTCTCGTAGGAGATGCATCTACTCAGACGTGGTTGCGGAGcctgcgccggcgccgccgccgccaagccggAGGGGAGGCCACGCCGGGACGCGCCTGGAGGAGGCCGTGCCGGCCGGTGAGGGGAGGTCGCGGGTGGACGCGTGGATCTCCGCGCGGCTGGGCGGCGGGGGCGTCAGCCGCGCGCGCGTGCAGGCCAGCATCCGCGCCGGCCTCGTCGCCGTCAATGGCCGCCCCGTCTCTAAG GTTTCGCATACGGTGAAGGGAGGGGACACGGTCAGCTGCACTGTGTCGGACCTGACACCGCTGAGGGCAGAAGCGGAGGACATTCCACTGGACATCGTTTACGAGgatgagcatgttcttgtcgttaACAAACCGGCTCATATG GTTGTTCATCCAGCACCAGGGAATGCAAATGGCACCTTAGTCAATGCTATTCTTCACCACTGCAAGATTTCAACTTTTACCTGTTTAGCACGTAACTCCATCGATGATGAGTGCCCTGAATCTTCGGACGATGATGTTGACGTATTTGATGTTGACCAATTTAATATTGGTGACGTAAGTTCAGAGGTTCGTGAAGCTATTGTGCGCCCTGGTATTGTGCATAGGCTTGATAAGGGGACAAGCGGACTTCTTGTTGTAGCTAAG GATGAGCATTCTCATGCCCAATTAGCAGAACAATTCAAGCTACATACAATAAGCAGGGTATACCTCAGTCTTACTTGTGGTTTACCTAGTCCATATTCTGCGAGAATCGAAGTGCCTATATCCCGTGATCCAAACAACCGGATACGTATGGTTGCTGCCCCTGGATCAGGCCACAGATATGCAAAGGATGCTGCTAGTAG GTATAAAGTAAGAGAGGTCTTTTGTGGTGGTGGATCTGCACTTGTAGAGTGGAGATTGGAGACAGGGCGCACTCACCAG ATCCGAGCACATGCAAAATATCTAGGGAACCCCCTACTTGGTGATGAAACATATGGAGCCACGAAAAGCATGGCGTTGTCACTTCTAAGACCCAAAACTCCTTCGAAATATCATGGTGATCTTTCAAATCTGATATCAAAGATAGACAGGCCATGTCTCCATGCTGCATTGCTTGG ATTCAAGCATCCTCATTCTGGAAAGGCACTTGAATTCTCGTGTCCCCCTCCAGATGATTTTACCGAGGTACTTGATGAACTGCGTCGTGTTACACTGACAAGTGATGGCCAAGATAGTGATGGTGTTGCGCAATTTTCTGATTAA
- the LOC124662544 gene encoding uncharacterized protein LOC124662544: MDRTSSAAATPHPRAKATLVLGAESFAVSSESGKLSEQLAAMRERSMVILKDYITRHNAPNDVPDESVEGLSDNEGEALAKNPPKKFKKQK; this comes from the coding sequence ATGGACCGGACGAGCTCCGCTGCAGCGACTCCTCACCCGAGAGCGAAGGCCACCCTGGTTTTGGGAGCAGAATCCTTCGCTGTCAGCTCCGAGTCTGGTAAACTGTCGGAGCAGCTGGCGGCGATGAGGGAGAGGAGCATGGTCATCCTCAAGGACTACATCACCAGGCACAACGCCCCAAACGACGTCCCGGATGAGTCCGTCGAGGGCTTGTCTGACAACGAGGGTGAGGCGCTCGCTAAAAACCCGCCCAAGAAATTTAAGAAGCAAAAGTGA